A single window of Pseudoduganella plicata DNA harbors:
- a CDS encoding aspartate aminotransferase family protein, which translates to MTTTPIVPVLPDTQVLQRLDAAHFLHPFTDHKALAEKGVRVMVRGDGIYLWDSEGRKVLDAMSGLWCVNVGYGRTSITQAVARQMETLPFYNSFFNTTTIPAVELAAKLARIAPAGFRHVFYTGSGSEANDTNVRMVRRYWDLLGQPERTVIISRHNAYHGSTMAGASLGGMSGMHVQGGLPIPGIVHINQPSYAEHGVGMTPEEFGVHAASWLEERIRELGPDKVAAFIGEPIQGAGGVIIPPVTYWPEVRRICDKYDILLIADEVITGFGRLGKWFASEQFGIRPDLITFAKGVTSGYVPLGGVLVSDKVAGVIVAGGDFNHGFTYSGHPVACAAALENIRIIEEEKLLEQVAHDTAPYLKARFASLAAHPLVGTAESCGFVAGLNLVRRKAGNVHYQVKFDPGLGVGMICRAHMFDNGVIMRAVGDRMIIAPPLIMTRPQIDELIGLIRLCLDRTLEDLERRGWMR; encoded by the coding sequence ATGACAACGACTCCCATCGTGCCCGTGCTGCCGGACACGCAGGTACTGCAACGCCTCGACGCCGCCCACTTCCTGCATCCGTTCACGGATCACAAGGCGCTGGCCGAGAAGGGTGTGCGCGTGATGGTGCGTGGCGACGGCATCTACCTGTGGGACTCGGAAGGGCGCAAGGTGCTGGACGCGATGTCGGGCCTGTGGTGCGTCAATGTCGGCTACGGGCGCACCAGCATCACGCAGGCGGTGGCCCGGCAGATGGAGACGCTGCCCTTTTATAACAGCTTCTTCAATACCACGACGATCCCGGCCGTCGAGCTGGCCGCCAAGCTGGCGCGCATCGCGCCTGCCGGTTTTCGTCACGTGTTTTATACGGGTTCCGGCTCGGAAGCGAACGACACGAATGTACGCATGGTGCGCCGCTACTGGGACCTGCTGGGCCAGCCCGAGCGCACCGTCATCATCAGCCGCCACAACGCCTATCACGGCAGCACGATGGCCGGGGCATCGCTGGGCGGCATGAGCGGCATGCACGTGCAGGGCGGGCTGCCGATTCCGGGCATCGTCCACATCAACCAGCCCAGTTATGCCGAACACGGTGTCGGCATGACGCCCGAGGAATTCGGCGTGCATGCGGCATCGTGGCTGGAAGAGCGCATCAGGGAACTGGGGCCGGACAAGGTGGCCGCCTTCATCGGCGAACCGATCCAGGGCGCCGGCGGCGTCATCATCCCGCCTGTCACGTACTGGCCGGAAGTGCGCCGCATCTGCGACAAATACGACATCCTGCTGATCGCGGACGAAGTCATCACCGGCTTTGGCCGGCTTGGTAAATGGTTCGCTTCCGAGCAGTTCGGCATCCGGCCCGACCTGATCACGTTCGCCAAGGGGGTCACGTCGGGCTATGTGCCGCTGGGCGGGGTGCTGGTCAGCGACAAGGTGGCCGGGGTGATTGTCGCCGGCGGCGACTTCAATCACGGCTTTACATATTCCGGCCACCCGGTAGCCTGCGCGGCCGCGCTGGAAAACATCCGCATCATCGAAGAGGAAAAACTGCTGGAGCAGGTGGCGCATGACACGGCGCCGTACCTGAAGGCGCGCTTCGCCAGCCTGGCGGCCCATCCGCTGGTCGGCACAGCCGAGAGCTGCGGCTTTGTCGCGGGCCTCAATCTCGTGCGGCGCAAGGCCGGTAACGTGCACTACCAGGTGAAGTTCGATCCGGGCCTGGGCGTCGGCATGATCTGCCGCGCACACATGTTCGACAATGGCGTCATCATGCGC